From the Maioricimonas rarisocia genome, one window contains:
- a CDS encoding GNAT family N-acetyltransferase, whose product MPWPEPVVLEGRHASLLPLSHDHHDALVEAASDGNLWELWYTSVPTAEGMRAEIDRRLDLQAKGSMLPFTVLDPDGTPVGMTTYMHIDAVHRRVEIGSTWYARRVQRTGLNTECKLMLLRHAFETLDCIAVEFRTSFFNQPSRRAIERLGAKLDGILRSHQRHGDGTLRDTCVYSIIASEWPAVQSHLAFKLAHRGADKM is encoded by the coding sequence ATGCCCTGGCCCGAGCCCGTTGTCCTCGAGGGGCGTCACGCCTCGCTGCTGCCGCTCTCGCACGATCACCACGATGCGCTTGTCGAGGCGGCGAGTGATGGCAACCTGTGGGAACTGTGGTACACCAGCGTCCCCACGGCTGAAGGCATGCGGGCCGAGATCGACCGCAGGCTCGACCTGCAGGCGAAAGGATCGATGCTGCCGTTTACGGTGCTCGACCCGGACGGCACGCCGGTCGGCATGACGACGTACATGCACATCGACGCGGTCCATCGCCGGGTGGAGATCGGTTCGACCTGGTACGCCCGGCGGGTGCAGCGGACGGGGCTGAACACCGAGTGCAAGCTGATGCTGCTGCGGCACGCCTTCGAGACGCTGGACTGCATCGCGGTCGAGTTCCGCACGTCGTTCTTCAACCAGCCGAGCCGGCGGGCGATCGAGCGGCTGGGAGCGAAGCTGGACGGCATTCTGCGAAGCCATCAGCGGCACGGCGACGGAACCCTGCGGGACACGTGCGTGTATTCGATCATCGCATCAGAGTGGCCGGCGGTGCAGAGTCATCTGGCGTTCAAGCTAGCCCACCGCGGTGCGGATAAGATGTAG
- a CDS encoding dCTP deaminase, with translation MILSDREIRAALDRDAMKITPLPQASAWSSTAIDLTLDRELVRLKAPLIAGVPTPVSPAESGYRFDLLIRESGEQITMSSSGHVFESGSFLLAWTTEKLQLPHRSRLAARVEGKSSLARLGIGVHVTAPTIHAGFGFKQGDPGYVGSPLQLEMWNCGPLDIKLLPGMPICQLIVELVDGTPEKGYDGRFSIQGPRQVQA, from the coding sequence ATGATCCTCTCCGACCGGGAGATTCGGGCCGCTCTCGATCGGGATGCCATGAAGATCACGCCGCTGCCGCAGGCGAGCGCCTGGTCTTCGACAGCGATCGACCTGACGCTGGACCGGGAACTGGTCCGGTTGAAGGCGCCGCTCATTGCTGGTGTTCCCACTCCAGTCAGTCCAGCAGAGTCCGGCTACCGCTTCGATCTCCTCATCCGCGAAAGCGGCGAACAGATCACCATGTCTTCGTCGGGGCATGTGTTTGAGTCCGGCAGCTTTCTACTGGCGTGGACGACCGAGAAGCTCCAGTTGCCCCATCGCTCTCGTCTCGCGGCACGTGTCGAAGGCAAGAGCAGCCTTGCGCGGCTGGGAATCGGAGTCCATGTTACGGCTCCCACGATCCACGCGGGATTCGGGTTCAAGCAGGGGGATCCTGGCTACGTCGGCAGTCCGCTGCAGCTCGAAATGTGGAACTGCGGACCGCTTGACATCAAGCTGCTGCCGGGAATGCCGATCTGCCAGTTGATTGTCGAGCTTGTCGACGGGACACCGGAGAAGGGCTACGACGGACGGTTCTCGATACAGGGGCCCAGGCAGGTGCAGGCGTGA
- a CDS encoding PSD1 and planctomycete cytochrome C domain-containing protein, producing MNIIRKRPISLGLLLLVLAPSLSRADEPELTYEKHIRPIFRAHCFDCHGATEEIEGGLDLRLVRFLEKGGDSGPAIVTGNVDESYLIERVRSGDMPPGEGTVSAEELATLEQWIAQGAKTARPEPESIGPGLGITPEERSFWSFQPIQRPAVPRIAPPRQASVRTPIDAFVLNAMPDGLAFSADADRFTLIRRAYFDLIGLPPTADELQRWLNEPGEDWYERLLTELLDSPHYGERWGRHWLDIAGYADSEGYTVADAVRPWAWKYRDWVIRSLNEDKPFDQFIIEQLAGDELAGPREGDLTPEQIELLTATGFLRMAADGTGSGANNAEGRNQVMADTLKIVGTSLLGLSLQCAQCHDHRYDPIPHTDYFAIRAVFEPALDWKSWQVPNARRVSLYTEADRKQAAEIEAEAQKIAAEKATKQAEYMEQALEKELAKFEEPLREQLRTAYKTPAGERTDEQKALLDSHPSVKITPGVLYQYLPDAAEDLKGYDKRIAEVRAKKPPEEFIRALVEPAGHVPETRLFHRGDHEQPKQVVAPAGLTVAAPEGEYPALPANDPELSTTGRRLAFARWLTSGRHPLVARVIVNRVWMHHFGRGLVSTPSDFGKLGGTPTHPELLDWLASEFVESGWSLKKLHRLILTSTVWRQQSAVDDQDPRYAIDSTNTYYWRKPLVRLEAELLRDRMLTATGRLDRKLFGAPVSIKEDETGQVVVDGEQTRRSLYIQARRSQPVAMLQAFDAPVMETNCERRPVSTVATQSLMLLNGEFILDQAGRLADRAASEPHTLTDDRLASLPPLPAPPQATWHYGYGAFDESTQRVVTFTPLPHWTGSAWRGGENLPDPTLGWTFLTATGGHTDVLERSPIRRWTAPADGVVTIAGTLQHGSENGDGVRGRIVSSRAGLAGEWTAHAGSSETNVSELAVAKGDTIDFVTDCITNYTSDSFNWPVTITLKVSGQPDRTFATADGFHGPASPPESLPGQVVRAWELAFCRQPNADELSLAMQFLARQLDVLRRDSAMVPSGRTPERQALTNLCHALLSSNEFLYVD from the coding sequence TTGAATATCATCCGGAAACGGCCGATTTCCCTCGGGCTGCTCCTGCTGGTGCTCGCCCCTTCGCTGAGCCGGGCGGACGAGCCAGAGCTGACCTACGAGAAGCACATCCGTCCGATCTTCCGGGCCCATTGCTTCGACTGTCACGGGGCGACCGAAGAGATCGAAGGAGGGCTGGATCTCCGTCTGGTCCGCTTCCTCGAGAAAGGGGGCGACAGCGGACCGGCCATCGTGACCGGCAACGTCGATGAGAGCTACCTGATCGAGCGGGTCCGCAGCGGCGACATGCCTCCCGGCGAGGGGACCGTTTCTGCTGAAGAACTGGCGACGCTGGAGCAGTGGATCGCACAGGGAGCGAAGACGGCGCGACCGGAGCCGGAGTCGATCGGACCGGGACTGGGCATCACGCCCGAAGAACGAAGCTTCTGGTCGTTCCAGCCGATTCAGCGTCCCGCTGTGCCTCGAATCGCACCGCCGCGACAGGCGAGCGTCCGCACGCCGATCGACGCGTTCGTGCTGAATGCGATGCCGGACGGGCTGGCCTTCTCCGCAGACGCCGACCGCTTCACGTTGATCCGCCGGGCGTACTTCGACCTGATTGGTCTTCCACCCACAGCCGACGAGTTGCAGCGCTGGCTCAATGAGCCGGGAGAGGACTGGTACGAGCGGCTGCTGACGGAACTGCTCGATTCGCCTCACTACGGCGAGCGGTGGGGCCGTCACTGGCTCGATATCGCCGGCTACGCGGACTCGGAAGGTTACACGGTTGCCGACGCGGTTCGCCCCTGGGCGTGGAAGTACCGCGACTGGGTCATTCGCTCATTGAATGAGGACAAGCCGTTCGATCAGTTCATCATCGAACAGCTCGCCGGCGACGAGCTCGCCGGCCCTCGTGAGGGTGACCTGACCCCCGAGCAGATCGAACTGCTGACGGCGACCGGCTTTCTTCGAATGGCGGCGGACGGAACCGGCAGCGGCGCGAACAATGCCGAGGGACGCAATCAGGTGATGGCCGACACCCTCAAGATCGTCGGCACCTCGTTGCTGGGTTTGAGTCTGCAGTGTGCCCAGTGTCACGACCACCGGTACGATCCGATTCCGCACACCGATTACTTTGCCATCCGCGCCGTGTTCGAGCCGGCTCTCGACTGGAAGTCATGGCAGGTTCCGAATGCCCGTCGCGTGTCGCTGTACACCGAGGCGGACCGGAAGCAGGCAGCCGAGATCGAAGCCGAAGCACAGAAAATCGCTGCCGAGAAGGCGACGAAGCAGGCCGAATACATGGAGCAGGCCCTTGAAAAGGAACTGGCGAAGTTCGAGGAGCCGCTGCGTGAACAGCTTCGTACTGCCTACAAGACGCCGGCCGGCGAACGGACCGACGAGCAGAAGGCGCTGCTGGACAGTCATCCCAGCGTAAAGATCACCCCTGGCGTGCTGTACCAGTACCTGCCGGATGCCGCCGAAGACCTGAAAGGTTACGACAAGCGGATTGCCGAAGTCCGCGCGAAGAAGCCGCCCGAAGAGTTCATCCGCGCCTTGGTGGAACCGGCCGGGCACGTCCCCGAAACGCGGCTGTTCCATCGTGGCGATCACGAGCAGCCGAAACAGGTCGTTGCTCCCGCGGGGCTGACAGTGGCGGCACCGGAAGGGGAGTATCCCGCGCTTCCGGCAAACGATCCCGAGCTGTCGACCACCGGTCGGCGTCTGGCATTCGCCCGCTGGCTGACGAGTGGCCGGCATCCGCTCGTGGCCCGCGTGATCGTCAACCGGGTCTGGATGCATCACTTCGGCCGCGGCCTGGTGAGCACCCCCTCCGACTTCGGCAAGCTCGGGGGAACGCCGACGCATCCGGAGCTACTGGACTGGCTCGCCAGTGAGTTCGTGGAGAGCGGCTGGAGCCTGAAAAAGCTGCACCGGCTGATTCTGACCTCCACTGTCTGGCGGCAGCAGTCCGCCGTCGACGACCAGGATCCCCGCTACGCGATTGATTCGACCAACACCTACTACTGGCGGAAGCCACTGGTTCGGCTGGAAGCCGAGCTGCTGCGGGACCGGATGCTGACAGCCACCGGGCGACTTGATCGGAAACTGTTCGGCGCTCCGGTCAGCATCAAGGAGGACGAGACCGGCCAGGTGGTCGTCGATGGCGAGCAGACCCGCCGCAGCCTGTACATTCAGGCGCGTCGCAGTCAGCCGGTCGCCATGCTGCAGGCCTTCGACGCACCGGTGATGGAAACCAACTGCGAACGCCGGCCCGTTTCGACGGTCGCGACGCAGTCGCTGATGTTGCTCAATGGCGAGTTCATTCTTGACCAGGCAGGCCGGCTCGCCGACCGGGCCGCGTCCGAACCGCATACACTCACCGATGACCGGCTTGCTTCACTGCCGCCGCTGCCCGCGCCTCCTCAGGCGACGTGGCACTACGGCTATGGTGCGTTTGATGAGTCAACGCAGCGAGTCGTGACCTTCACGCCGTTGCCGCACTGGACCGGTTCCGCCTGGCGGGGTGGGGAGAATCTGCCCGATCCGACTCTGGGCTGGACGTTCCTCACGGCGACCGGCGGCCACACTGATGTCCTCGAACGTTCCCCCATCCGCCGCTGGACTGCTCCCGCTGATGGCGTCGTCACCATTGCCGGCACGCTGCAGCACGGCTCAGAGAACGGCGACGGCGTGCGGGGGCGGATTGTCTCGAGCCGCGCAGGGTTGGCGGGGGAATGGACCGCTCACGCCGGCTCCTCGGAGACGAACGTCAGTGAGCTGGCGGTCGCGAAAGGGGACACGATCGACTTCGTGACCGACTGCATCACCAACTACACGTCCGACTCGTTCAACTGGCCGGTGACCATCACCCTGAAGGTGTCCGGACAGCCGGATCGGACCTTTGCCACGGCCGACGGCTTCCACGGCCCCGCTTCACCGCCGGAGTCTCTCCCCGGCCAGGTGGTGCGTGCGTGGGAACTGGCCTTCTGCCGACAACCGAATGCTGACGAACTGTCACTGGCGATGCAATTTCTGGCCCGTCAGCTGGACGTCCTGCGGCGTGATTCGGCGATGGTCCCATCGGGACGGACGCCGGAAAGGCAGGCGCTGACGAACCTCTGTCACGCTCTGCTCAGCTCCAACGAGTTTCTGTACGTCGACTGA
- a CDS encoding DUF1501 domain-containing protein, producing the protein MTTPPRFSRRDFLNQNAMGIGAVALAWLLKQDQLLASPKKAPKQQEHFDLSPREPHFTPRAKAMISLFQHGGPSHMDLTDPKPELSKYDGTDYQGDIHYSFANAASKKLMGTQWKFSKHGECGTELSELLPHTAEIVDDICLIRSMHTGANGHEVSIRYFHGGIPGVLGRPHYASWLLYALGAETQELPAYMVLTDPGGHPVDGVHNWSNGFMPPLFQGTVLRPKEPRILNLDAPPHLRGTPQRQNLDFLQELNRRYASRFPGESDLDARIASYELAARMQTAAREALDISQETKATQELYGLDKPETREYGTRCLIARRLVERGVRFVQLFLNGQPWDNHSNLKTALPAVCKRTDQPSAALVKDLKQRGMLDEVLVHWGGEIGRLPVTQNQGSPEKNGRDHNGQGFSIWMAGGGIRPGMAFGATDEFGHKAVENVVTPNDYQATLLHLFGLDWKELVYLHNGQEQIVTAGRNARVVEEILA; encoded by the coding sequence ATGACGACTCCCCCCCGATTCTCCCGCCGCGATTTCCTCAACCAGAACGCCATGGGCATCGGCGCAGTCGCGCTGGCCTGGTTGCTCAAGCAGGACCAGTTGCTCGCCTCGCCGAAGAAGGCCCCCAAGCAACAGGAGCACTTCGATCTCTCGCCGCGGGAGCCGCACTTCACGCCGCGGGCAAAGGCGATGATCTCGCTGTTTCAGCACGGCGGTCCGTCGCATATGGATCTGACTGACCCGAAGCCGGAGCTGAGCAAGTACGACGGCACGGACTATCAGGGGGACATCCACTACAGCTTTGCCAACGCCGCCAGCAAGAAGCTGATGGGGACGCAGTGGAAGTTCTCGAAGCATGGCGAGTGCGGCACCGAGCTGTCGGAACTGCTCCCGCACACCGCGGAGATCGTCGACGACATCTGCCTGATTCGCAGCATGCATACCGGTGCGAACGGGCACGAAGTGTCAATCCGGTACTTCCACGGCGGCATACCAGGTGTGCTCGGTCGACCGCATTACGCCTCGTGGCTGCTCTACGCTCTGGGGGCCGAAACGCAGGAACTTCCCGCTTACATGGTGCTGACGGATCCGGGAGGACATCCGGTCGACGGCGTGCATAACTGGTCGAACGGTTTCATGCCGCCGCTCTTTCAGGGGACGGTCCTGCGACCGAAGGAGCCGCGGATCCTCAATCTCGACGCACCGCCACATCTGCGAGGGACGCCGCAGCGGCAGAACCTCGACTTCCTGCAGGAGCTGAACCGCCGCTACGCCAGCCGGTTTCCCGGTGAGTCGGATCTGGATGCCCGTATTGCCAGCTACGAACTGGCAGCCCGCATGCAGACGGCCGCCCGCGAAGCCCTCGATATCTCACAGGAGACGAAGGCGACGCAGGAGCTGTACGGTCTCGACAAGCCGGAAACGCGGGAGTACGGCACCCGGTGCCTGATTGCCCGCCGGCTGGTCGAGCGGGGCGTGCGGTTCGTGCAGCTGTTCCTCAATGGACAGCCGTGGGACAACCACAGCAACCTCAAGACCGCGCTACCGGCCGTCTGCAAGCGGACCGATCAGCCCTCGGCGGCACTGGTGAAGGACCTGAAGCAGCGGGGTATGCTGGACGAAGTGCTGGTGCACTGGGGGGGCGAAATCGGCCGACTGCCGGTGACTCAGAATCAGGGAAGCCCGGAGAAGAACGGCCGCGATCACAATGGCCAGGGGTTCAGCATCTGGATGGCGGGGGGCGGCATCCGCCCCGGCATGGCCTTCGGTGCGACCGACGAATTCGGCCACAAGGCGGTCGAGAACGTCGTCACCCCCAACGATTACCAGGCGACGCTGCTGCACCTGTTCGGCCTGGACTGGAAGGAACTGGTCTACCTGCACAACGGGCAGGAGCAGATCGTCACCGCCGGCCGGAACGCGCGGGTGGTCGAGGAAATCCTGGCGTAG
- a CDS encoding tetratricopeptide repeat protein → MVFWPFRRAPAEPLEPEELRRQLIAAAASGSPRRLRSWCRRHRDQVAAHVEFLCKIPEGLDSNPAALDRHAQCLGAAAQCLASECNAPELWQQLTGPDTENPLLQWDAWLRQVPERIVQLEYEPLIEEASQHIERAGQMRGEAARRYEAILQGHLGELLFQSGCVADARKPFESALAICRETGDIEGVRTYLNNLLEVHRYLGDTAAAVSTAEERLTVARETREPAENSARQVERLREGEPLCRIVCVHDGQEYELDEVGSVGQGRYVFEFRRNRLALQKATTLVDRANALASDGQLADALELYQQASEVDPYDPDPAYQSGNCLLELGAYGKAAESFNEVERLAPGWFHSRFDRWLAGQLDRGEVTAEEFQLLRAIQDGGLPADKAFPLARKAVEQFPGFAPFRLLLGNLEQNAGDGEAAIASYRAGLERCEEPDLESRLCCSLASALPADSPERRELVDRALQLEGNLVARAMARLMLLQ, encoded by the coding sequence ATGGTGTTCTGGCCTTTCCGACGCGCACCGGCCGAACCGCTCGAGCCGGAGGAACTTCGCCGGCAGCTCATCGCGGCGGCCGCGTCGGGCTCGCCCCGCAGGCTCCGCAGCTGGTGCCGGCGTCATCGCGACCAGGTCGCCGCGCACGTCGAGTTTCTGTGCAAGATTCCGGAAGGGCTGGACTCCAACCCCGCGGCGCTCGACCGGCATGCCCAGTGCCTTGGCGCTGCAGCTCAGTGTCTGGCCAGCGAATGCAACGCTCCCGAGCTATGGCAGCAGCTGACCGGTCCGGACACCGAGAACCCGCTGCTGCAGTGGGATGCGTGGCTGCGGCAGGTCCCCGAGCGGATCGTACAGCTCGAGTATGAGCCGCTGATCGAGGAAGCCAGCCAGCACATCGAGCGTGCCGGCCAGATGCGCGGCGAAGCGGCCCGTCGTTACGAAGCGATTCTGCAGGGCCACCTCGGCGAGTTGCTGTTTCAGTCGGGATGTGTCGCCGACGCCCGCAAGCCATTCGAGTCCGCCCTGGCGATCTGCCGGGAGACCGGCGATATCGAAGGCGTCCGCACCTACCTGAACAATCTGCTGGAGGTCCATCGTTACCTCGGTGATACGGCAGCAGCGGTATCGACGGCGGAGGAACGTCTCACCGTCGCCCGCGAGACGCGTGAACCAGCAGAGAACTCCGCACGGCAGGTCGAGCGTCTGAGGGAAGGTGAACCGCTCTGCCGCATCGTCTGCGTGCACGACGGGCAGGAGTACGAACTGGACGAAGTGGGAAGCGTCGGCCAGGGACGGTACGTGTTCGAATTTCGCCGGAACCGGCTCGCGCTGCAGAAAGCGACAACGCTGGTCGACCGGGCCAACGCCCTCGCCTCCGACGGTCAACTGGCCGATGCACTGGAGCTGTACCAGCAGGCGTCCGAAGTCGACCCTTACGATCCCGACCCGGCGTACCAGAGCGGCAACTGTCTGCTCGAGCTGGGGGCATATGGAAAGGCAGCGGAGTCGTTCAACGAGGTGGAGCGGCTGGCCCCCGGATGGTTCCACAGCCGCTTTGATCGCTGGCTGGCCGGTCAGCTCGATCGCGGCGAAGTGACGGCGGAGGAGTTCCAGCTTCTGCGGGCGATTCAGGATGGCGGCCTGCCTGCGGACAAAGCGTTCCCGCTGGCGCGCAAGGCGGTCGAACAGTTCCCGGGCTTCGCCCCCTTCCGCCTGCTGCTGGGCAATCTCGAGCAGAATGCTGGCGACGGCGAGGCGGCAATTGCCAGCTATCGTGCCGGGCTGGAGCGGTGCGAGGAGCCGGACCTCGAGTCGCGGCTCTGCTGTTCGCTGGCGTCGGCATTGCCGGCGGACTCACCCGAGCGGCGTGAACTGGTGGATCGCGCGCTGCAGCTGGAGGGAAACCTGGTGGCCCGGGCGATGGCGCGGTTGATGCTGCTGCAGTGA
- a CDS encoding EF-Tu C-terminal domain-related protein gives MPFACHEIEAEIRYLTTDEGGRRRGVFSGYRGQFHYDGDDFDGFQFFPDAAEGEMIEPGTTVRALVRFDKQRWDQIHVHAITVGMPFLIREGSRTVGQGTVTRV, from the coding sequence ATGCCATTCGCCTGCCACGAGATCGAAGCCGAGATCCGGTATCTGACCACCGACGAAGGTGGACGGCGACGCGGCGTCTTCAGCGGGTATCGCGGACAGTTTCACTACGACGGGGACGACTTCGACGGCTTCCAGTTCTTTCCCGATGCTGCGGAAGGCGAGATGATTGAGCCGGGCACGACCGTCCGGGCACTGGTACGATTCGACAAGCAGCGATGGGACCAGATCCACGTGCACGCGATCACGGTCGGGATGCCGTTTCTGATCCGTGAAGGAAGCAGGACCGTCGGACAGGGCACCGTCACGCGTGTGTGA